Proteins encoded together in one Vigna angularis cultivar LongXiaoDou No.4 chromosome 5, ASM1680809v1, whole genome shotgun sequence window:
- the LOC108341478 gene encoding uncharacterized protein LOC108341478, with product MVAWSVELSEFGLRYEPRGSIKGQHLVDFAAELTPVSDDSTPKWLLNVDGSSDKRGGGAGIVLEGPNGLVTEQAITCRFPSSNNQAEYEALIAGLTLAKELAVARLECRMDSQLDFTEVGIIHVPREQNARADLLSKLTHSKERAQLSSIIKMTFDHPVVEAFATDVPAPTTDWRQEVKDLMMKQERGEKITARDSKRIARFLYIGDDLYRRGHSTPLLKCISVEEADYVLRELHTGICVFIQAHGQVAHIPPEELHSIISPWPFAQWGLDIFGPLPLAKAQSKFLLVAVDYFTKWIEAEPLSIISAQRVQKFIWHLICRFGLPQKIITDKGRQFVERKLEEFLSNLGIKHVTGSVEHPQTNGQTEAANKAILIELKKRLGEAKGLWVEELLEVLWVYRCTPHDSTGDTPFNLTYDTDAMLPVEVGEPSLRRHITNLTLNDEQLRLNLDTLPERREVTTVRVEA from the exons ATGGTCGCATGGTCGGTGGAACTCTCAGAGTTTGGACTCCGCTACGAGCCTCGGGGCTCCATTAAGGGTCAGCACTTAGTAGATTTTGCAGCCGAGCTCACGCCCGTATCCGACGATTCGACACCAAAGTGGCTCCTCAACGTGGACGGCTCCTCGGACAAAAGGGGAGGAGGGGCTGGTATCGTCCTGGAAGGACCAAATGGTCTAGTCACGGAGCAGGCTATCACATGTAGATTTCCATCCAGCAACAACCAAGCCGAATATGAAGCTTTGATTGCTGGTCTAACCCTCGCCAAGGAACTCGCGGTCGCTCGTTTAGAGTGTCGAATGGACTCACAGTTG GATTTCACCGAGGTCGGCATCATCCATGTACCCCGGGAGCAGAACGCGAGAGCAGACCTCCTGTCTAAATTAACTCACTCCAAGGAGCGCGCACAACTGTCTTCAATCATCAAAATGACGTTCGACCATCCGGTCGTAGAAGCTTTCGCCACCGATGTTCCAGCGCCGACAACAGATTGGAGGCAGGAAGTCAAGGATCTGATGATGAAGCAGGAGCGAGGGGAAAAGATTACCGCGCGTGATTCCAAACGCATCGCACGTTTTCTGTACATAGGTGACGACCTCTATCGACGCGGCCATAGTACCCCTCTGCTAAAATGCATATCAGTGGAAGAAGCTGACTACGTCTTGCGCGAACTTCACACCGGAATCTGCGTTTTCATTCAG GCCCACGGTCAGGTTGCCCACATCCCTCCCGAAGAGTTACATAGTATCATATCTCCGTGGCCGTTCGCTCAATGGGGACTCGACATATTCGGACCATTACCCCTAGCCAAAGCACAGAGCAAATTCCTCCTAGTCGCCGTCGATTATTTCACCAAGTGGATCGAGGCCGAACCCCTATCTATTATCAGCGCCCAGCGAGTACAAAAGTTCATCTGGCATTTAATCTGTCGATTCGGTCTACCACAAAAGATCATCACTGACAAAGGTCGACAGTTCGTCGAGCGCAAGCTAGAGGAATTCCTCAGCAATCTGGGCATTAAACACGTAACCGGTTCAGTGGAACATCCGCAAACGAACGGACAAACGGAGGCCGCGAATAAAGCTATACTCATTGAATTGAAGAAGCGACTCGGCGAAGCCAAAGGTTTATGGGTGGAAGAACTACTTGAAGTCTTATGGGTGTACAGATGCACCCCACACGACTCCACCGGGGACACTCCATTCAACTTAACTTACGACACTGATGCCATGCTCCCAGTCGAGGTCGGAGAGCCCTCCCTGCGCCGACACATCACCAATCTAACACTTAATGATGAGCAGCTGCGGTTGAATCTCGACACCTTGCCCGAGCGTCGAGAAGTCACCACCGTTCGTGTTGAAGCTTAA
- the LOC108341475 gene encoding NEP1-interacting protein-like 1, which produces MAMQWSIVDDGFIIGFVIQDHRNNAHSRNLRSAEEDGEVYIIDAMNLGGSNMQNNNDRSLRSSQDSVLIFDSVQNNYDPLKNFERFIIEEKTEDPCSICLEELAIGLRAVRIPHPCSHIFHHHCIKKWLDINRTCPLCRRNI; this is translated from the coding sequence ATGGCAATGCAGTGGTCAATTGTAGATGATGGCTTTATCATTGGATTTGTGATTCAAGATCACCGCAATAACGCCCATAGTAGAAATTTAAGATCAGCCGAAGAAGATGGTGAAGTTTATATCATTGATGCCATGAACTTGGGTGGCAGCAACATGCAAAACAATAACGATAGAAGTTTAAGATCAAGCCAAGATAGTGTTTTGATCTTCGATTCCGTGCAAAACAACTATGATCCTTTGAAAAATTTTGAAAGGtttataattgaagaaaaaacaGAAGATCCTTGCAGCATATGTCTTGAGGAACTTGCAATTGGATTAAGAGCAGTTCGCATACCCCACCCATGTTCTCATATCTTTCATCACCACTGCATCAAAAAATGGCTCGACATCAATCGCACTTGTCCTTTGTGTCGCAGGAACATATAG
- the LOC108341476 gene encoding uncharacterized protein LOC108341476: MPEKPPPMLERYDGSADPDNHLRNFIDAMAFYTDNDPVICRAFSLSLKDEALEWYHTLPQNSVDCFATVEALFRKQYAANKRPEMTPAELVNTKQGKDETLKAFMQRYNETARRVKDVNHTFIISNLPSCLTPGYFAEQLYADPPKSMEELQSTIAKFIRIEDLGNSRKKQQQDNSNQEAKKVPKRPTNDFKADRPPRKESGWISKYDRYTSLNAPRTKVLEEALHAELLTVRRKATPKNADNSKACRLHMNHDHDTEECHMVKDELERLIRAGYLQNYVKEKTASRATTPHRKESSRRSPE; this comes from the coding sequence ATGCCGGAAAAACCTCCACCAATGTTAGAACGCTATGATGGCTCCGCCGATCCCGACAACCATCTCCGCAACTTTATTGATGCCATGGCGTTCTACACAGATAATGACCCCGTCATTTGCAGAGCTTTCTCATTGTCCCTGAAAGATGAGGCACTCGAGTGGTACCACACTCTCCCTCAAAATTCGGTAGACTGCTTCGCCACCGTTGAGGCCCTTTTTCGGAAACAGTACGCTGCTAACAAAAGACCGGAGATGACTCCTGCTGAGCTCGTAAATACCAAGCAGGGGAAGGATGAAACCCTAAAGGCTTTCATGCAAAGGTACAACGAGACGGCCAGACGCGTGAAAGACGTAAACCATACCTTTATTATCAGCAATCTCCCTTCGTGTTTAACACCGGGGTACTTTGCGGAACAGTTGTACGCGGATCCTCCAAAATCTATGGAGGAGCTCCAATCTACAATTGCGAAATTCATCCGAATTGAGGACCTCGGAAATTCTAGGAAGAAGCAACAACAGGACAACTCAAACCAGGAGGCTAAGAAGGTCCCAAAGCGGCCGACCAATGACTTTAAGGCAGATCGACCACCCCGAAAAGAATCAGGGTGGATATCTAAGTACGATCGTTACACGTCTCTTAACGCGCCTAGGACAAAGGTGCTCGAAGAGGCTTTGCATGCCGAACTCCTAACCGTTCGACGAAAAGCCACTCCAAAGAATGCGGACAACAGTAAGGCATGTCGCCTGCACATGAACCACGACCATGATACAGAAGAGTGTCACATGGTGAAAGATGAGTTGGAAAGACTCATTCGAGCAGGTTACCTCCAAAACTATGTCAAAGAAAAGACAGCCTCCAGAGCGACAACTCCCCACCGAAAGGAATCCTCTCGACGAAGTCCCGAATGA